One genomic segment of Chitinophaga sancti includes these proteins:
- a CDS encoding GNAT family N-acetyltransferase produces the protein MIQWFTKSFEELTNSELYAIMQVRFNVFIIEQNCMAEDLDDYDQKALHLYGMENGEVVAYTRIFGPGKKYEQAAFGRVLTAKEARGKGVGKELMKRTLDVIAAHYGKVPVKISAQSYLLKFYSELGFEQVSEEYDDYGLPHIDMIRH, from the coding sequence ATGATACAGTGGTTTACCAAATCCTTTGAGGAATTAACGAATAGCGAGTTATATGCCATAATGCAGGTACGTTTCAATGTCTTTATCATAGAGCAGAACTGTATGGCGGAAGACCTGGATGATTATGACCAGAAAGCCCTGCACCTGTATGGGATGGAAAACGGGGAGGTCGTGGCGTATACCAGGATCTTTGGTCCGGGAAAGAAATATGAGCAGGCGGCGTTTGGCAGGGTGCTAACGGCGAAGGAAGCACGGGGCAAGGGAGTTGGAAAGGAGTTGATGAAGCGTACGCTCGACGTAATAGCAGCACATTATGGCAAGGTGCCGGTGAAGATCAGTGCGCAGTCGTACCTGCTGAAGTTTTATAGTGAATTAGGTTTTGAGCAGGTGAGTGAGGAATATGATGATTATGGGTTGCCGCATATTGATATGATACGGCATTAA